The Candidatus Binatus sp. genome window below encodes:
- a CDS encoding helix-turn-helix domain-containing protein, translating into MERFDQMKSKVLTVQEVSSYLRVHPSTIYRMLRRHQLPAFRVGSDWRFTVEAIDKWREHVESGISEPAKNHRPEHHGASK; encoded by the coding sequence GGAACGTTTCGACCAGATGAAGAGCAAGGTTCTGACGGTTCAGGAAGTTTCGAGCTACCTGAGAGTGCATCCATCGACGATCTACCGGATGCTGAGAAGGCATCAGTTGCCGGCTTTCAGGGTCGGCAGCGACTGGCGCTTTACCGTCGAGGCGATCGACAAATGGCGCGAGCATGTCGAGTCCGGGATATCCGAGCCGGCGAAGAATCACAGGCCGGAGCATCACGGCGCATCGAAGTAG